A portion of the Mustela erminea isolate mMusErm1 chromosome 19, mMusErm1.Pri, whole genome shotgun sequence genome contains these proteins:
- the LOC116580181 gene encoding USP6 N-terminal-like protein isoform X1: MNQDLETLMALERAHILANYTQARPAGSPGDAQESADLSLCRLTDHHGFLQEKELPTLSRREAKQHRQETRRAVKWVKMLGNWDHYRPSEKMRRHLYKGIPPQVRGQVWALLLDIPKVKSTHQGLYEKMKERAQLSCKDIRQIDLDVNRTFRNHIMFRDRYGVRQRALFHVLLAYSVYNPEVGYCQGMSDIVGLLLMFLGEEDAFWALAQVMSLETHAMHGFFAPGFPKLARFQRHHDIIMKKELKGLKKHLDEQGMSAGLYTTKWFLQCFIGRTPFSLTLKLWDAYILDGERVLTAMAYTVLRLHRKRLLKLPLEGLQGFLQDTLAQPWALEDEAVLRHLRASMAHLRRRKCDLPPPAGPEELPKMPLGQRQGSPAPTALFLSPTLESLSGAAGLASPVPATHAEQPEPLPRQAMIKAKQPLREGRSTQPLAATLRPGAPGTPVLSRLPRQRCSSLPNLPGHQGDMCRGPVDMTLRPQPWALFPSATARATPVATTQTRPQNVSGSPGMRSPQPRKEDAVGPGTPFLPWGLRSPYPCVRLDRPSRDTCRPEQSPQPQSPAHAWAPLTASSMRNVDSPRPLEKSLGAERLWAASTVPCLLTLDFLEDRTPARRYKSLT; encoded by the exons ATGAACCAGGACCTGGAGACGCTGATGGCCTTGGAACGGGCCCACATCCTAGCCAATTACACCCag GCACGCCCAGCGGGGTCTCCAGGGGACGCCCAGGAAAGTGCTGACCTCTCGCTGTGCAGGCTCACAGACCATCACGGCTTCCTGCA GGAGAAGGAGCTGCCTACCCTCAGCCGCCGAGAGGCCAAG CAACATCGCCAGGAGACCCGCAGGGCCGTCAAGTGGGTGAAAATGCTAGGCAACTGGGACCACTACAGGCCCAGCGAGAAG ATGCGTCGGCACCTCTATAAAGGGATCCCTCCCCAGGTGAGGGGTCAGGTGTGGGCCCTGCTGCTCGATATTCCAAAGGTCAAGTCCACCCACCAGGGGCTGTACGAG AAAATGAAGGAGCGGGCCCAACTATCCTGCAAAGACATCAGACAAATCGACCTGGACGTGAACCGGACCTTCCGGAACCACATCATGTTCCGGGACCGCTATGGCGTCAG GCAGCGAGCCCTGTTCCACGTCCTCCTGGCCTATTCGGTCTACAACCCT GAGGTGGGCTACTGTCAGGGGATGAGCGACATTGTGGGACTCCTCCTGATGTTCCTGGGTGAGGAAGACGCCTTCTGGGCCCTGGCCCAGGTGATGAGCTTGGAGACCCACGCCATGCATG GGTTCTTCGCTCCGGGATTCCCAAAGCTGGCCCGTTTCCAGCGGCATCATGACATCATCATGAAGAAGGAGCTCAAAGGCCTGAAGAAACACCTG GATGAGCAAGGGATGAGCGCGGGGCTGTATACCACCAAGTGGTTTCTGCAATGTTTCATCGGCCGG ACCCCATTCTCGCTCACCCTGAAGCTCTGGGACGCCTACATCCTGGACGGAGAGCGCGTTCTCACAGCTATGGCCTACACCGTCCTCAGGCTGCACCGCA AACGCCTCCTGAAGCTGCCCCTGGAAGGGCTGCAGGGCTTCCTTCAGGAcaccctggcccagccctgggccctggaggaTGAGGCCGTCCTCAGACACCTTCGGGCCTCCATGGCCCATCTCCGACGGAGGAAGTGCGACCTGCCCCCGCCAG CCGGCCCTGAGGAGCTCCCCAAGATGCCCCTTGGCCAGAGGCAGGGGTCCCCAGCCCCAAcagccctcttcctctctcctacccTGGAGTCGCTCTCCGGAGCAGCCGGACTGGCCTCCCCAGTCCCAGCCACACACGCTGAGCAGCCAGAACCCCTTCCACGCCAGGCCATGATCAAGGCCAAGCAGCCGCTGCGGGAAGGAAGGTCGACGCAGCCCTTGGCTGCAACCCTACGGCCGGGAGCCCCTGGCACCCCAGTTCTGTCGCGGCTGCCCCGGCAGCGATGCAGTTCCCTCCCCAACCTCCCAGGACACCAGGGGGATATGTGCAGGGGGCCTGTGGACATGACCTTGAGGCCACAACCGTGGGCCCTTTTTCCTTCAGCCACTGCCAGAGCCACACCTGTGGCCACAACCCAGACCAGGCCCCAAAATGTGTCTGGGTCTCCTGGGATGAGGTCTCCCCAACCCAGGAAGGAGGACGCTGTAGGGCCCGGGACACCATTCCTGCCCTGGGGCCTCCGCAGCCCCTACCCCTGTGTGCGCTTGGACCGGCCCAGCCGAGACACCTGCAGGCCAGAGCAGAGCCCGCAGCCCCAGAGCCCTGCACATGCCTGGGCCCCGCTGACCGCCTCCTCGATGCGCAACGTCGATTCCCCAAGGCCTCTGGAGAAGAGCTTGGGGGCTGAGAGGCTCTGGGCAGCCAGCACGGTGCCCTGCCTCCTCACTCTGGACTTTTTAGAAGATCGCACCCCCGCCAGGAGGTACAAGTCACTGACCTAG
- the LOC116580181 gene encoding USP6 N-terminal-like protein isoform X3, producing MNQDLETLMALERAHILANYTQARPAGSPGDAQESADLSLCRLTDHHGFLQEKELPTLSRREAKQHRQETRRAVKWVKMLGNWDHYRPSEKMRRHLYKGIPPQVRGQVWALLLDIPKVKSTHQGLYEKMKERAQLSCKDIRQIDLDVNRTFRNHIMFRDRYGVRQRALFHVLLAYSVYNPEVGYCQGMSDIVGLLLMFLGEEDAFWALAQVMSLETHAMHGFFAPGFPKLARFQRHHDIIMKKELKGLKKHLDEQGMSAGLYTTKWFLQCFIGRTPFSLTLKLWDAYILDGERVLTAMAYTVLRLHRKRLLKLPLEGLQGFLQDTLAQPWALEDEAVLRHLRASMAHLRRRKCDLPPPGGGKGHQSPGLQRSPASLGAVAEARQTCRDPVREPRSCIPAQVSILAPASQDPKLGKCANTRTQHKWMRQVGDTSAQASVRFPPAPEGEAGLRPQGKAGTHGSEPFLTADIQ from the exons ATGAACCAGGACCTGGAGACGCTGATGGCCTTGGAACGGGCCCACATCCTAGCCAATTACACCCag GCACGCCCAGCGGGGTCTCCAGGGGACGCCCAGGAAAGTGCTGACCTCTCGCTGTGCAGGCTCACAGACCATCACGGCTTCCTGCA GGAGAAGGAGCTGCCTACCCTCAGCCGCCGAGAGGCCAAG CAACATCGCCAGGAGACCCGCAGGGCCGTCAAGTGGGTGAAAATGCTAGGCAACTGGGACCACTACAGGCCCAGCGAGAAG ATGCGTCGGCACCTCTATAAAGGGATCCCTCCCCAGGTGAGGGGTCAGGTGTGGGCCCTGCTGCTCGATATTCCAAAGGTCAAGTCCACCCACCAGGGGCTGTACGAG AAAATGAAGGAGCGGGCCCAACTATCCTGCAAAGACATCAGACAAATCGACCTGGACGTGAACCGGACCTTCCGGAACCACATCATGTTCCGGGACCGCTATGGCGTCAG GCAGCGAGCCCTGTTCCACGTCCTCCTGGCCTATTCGGTCTACAACCCT GAGGTGGGCTACTGTCAGGGGATGAGCGACATTGTGGGACTCCTCCTGATGTTCCTGGGTGAGGAAGACGCCTTCTGGGCCCTGGCCCAGGTGATGAGCTTGGAGACCCACGCCATGCATG GGTTCTTCGCTCCGGGATTCCCAAAGCTGGCCCGTTTCCAGCGGCATCATGACATCATCATGAAGAAGGAGCTCAAAGGCCTGAAGAAACACCTG GATGAGCAAGGGATGAGCGCGGGGCTGTATACCACCAAGTGGTTTCTGCAATGTTTCATCGGCCGG ACCCCATTCTCGCTCACCCTGAAGCTCTGGGACGCCTACATCCTGGACGGAGAGCGCGTTCTCACAGCTATGGCCTACACCGTCCTCAGGCTGCACCGCA AACGCCTCCTGAAGCTGCCCCTGGAAGGGCTGCAGGGCTTCCTTCAGGAcaccctggcccagccctgggccctggaggaTGAGGCCGTCCTCAGACACCTTCGGGCCTCCATGGCCCATCTCCGACGGAGGAAGTGCGACCTGCCCCCGCCAG gagGAGGCAAGGGCCACCAGAGCCCAGGACTCCAGCGATCACCTGCCAGCCTCGGGGCAGTGGCCGAGGCCAGGCAGACGTGTCGGGACCCAGTCCGGGAACCCCGAAGCTGCATCCCAGCTCAGGTCAGCATCCTAGCACCTGCCTCTCAAGACCCCAAGCTCGGGAAATGTGCCAACACCCGCACTCAGCACAAGTGGATGCGACAAGTGGGGGACACTAGCGCCCAGGCCTCCGTGCGATTTCCCCCTGCccctgaaggagaagcaggtctccgTCCCCAGGGGAAGGCTGGCACCCATGGTTCTGAGCCCTTCTTGACTGCTGACATTCAATAA
- the LOC116580181 gene encoding USP6 N-terminal-like protein isoform X2 translates to MNQDLETLMALERAHILANYTQARPAGSPGDAQESADLSLCRLTDHHGFLQEKELPTLSRREAKQHRQETRRAVKWVKMLGNWDHYRPSEKVRGQVWALLLDIPKVKSTHQGLYEKMKERAQLSCKDIRQIDLDVNRTFRNHIMFRDRYGVRQRALFHVLLAYSVYNPEVGYCQGMSDIVGLLLMFLGEEDAFWALAQVMSLETHAMHGFFAPGFPKLARFQRHHDIIMKKELKGLKKHLDEQGMSAGLYTTKWFLQCFIGRTPFSLTLKLWDAYILDGERVLTAMAYTVLRLHRKRLLKLPLEGLQGFLQDTLAQPWALEDEAVLRHLRASMAHLRRRKCDLPPPAGPEELPKMPLGQRQGSPAPTALFLSPTLESLSGAAGLASPVPATHAEQPEPLPRQAMIKAKQPLREGRSTQPLAATLRPGAPGTPVLSRLPRQRCSSLPNLPGHQGDMCRGPVDMTLRPQPWALFPSATARATPVATTQTRPQNVSGSPGMRSPQPRKEDAVGPGTPFLPWGLRSPYPCVRLDRPSRDTCRPEQSPQPQSPAHAWAPLTASSMRNVDSPRPLEKSLGAERLWAASTVPCLLTLDFLEDRTPARRYKSLT, encoded by the exons ATGAACCAGGACCTGGAGACGCTGATGGCCTTGGAACGGGCCCACATCCTAGCCAATTACACCCag GCACGCCCAGCGGGGTCTCCAGGGGACGCCCAGGAAAGTGCTGACCTCTCGCTGTGCAGGCTCACAGACCATCACGGCTTCCTGCA GGAGAAGGAGCTGCCTACCCTCAGCCGCCGAGAGGCCAAG CAACATCGCCAGGAGACCCGCAGGGCCGTCAAGTGGGTGAAAATGCTAGGCAACTGGGACCACTACAGGCCCAGCGAGAAG GTGAGGGGTCAGGTGTGGGCCCTGCTGCTCGATATTCCAAAGGTCAAGTCCACCCACCAGGGGCTGTACGAG AAAATGAAGGAGCGGGCCCAACTATCCTGCAAAGACATCAGACAAATCGACCTGGACGTGAACCGGACCTTCCGGAACCACATCATGTTCCGGGACCGCTATGGCGTCAG GCAGCGAGCCCTGTTCCACGTCCTCCTGGCCTATTCGGTCTACAACCCT GAGGTGGGCTACTGTCAGGGGATGAGCGACATTGTGGGACTCCTCCTGATGTTCCTGGGTGAGGAAGACGCCTTCTGGGCCCTGGCCCAGGTGATGAGCTTGGAGACCCACGCCATGCATG GGTTCTTCGCTCCGGGATTCCCAAAGCTGGCCCGTTTCCAGCGGCATCATGACATCATCATGAAGAAGGAGCTCAAAGGCCTGAAGAAACACCTG GATGAGCAAGGGATGAGCGCGGGGCTGTATACCACCAAGTGGTTTCTGCAATGTTTCATCGGCCGG ACCCCATTCTCGCTCACCCTGAAGCTCTGGGACGCCTACATCCTGGACGGAGAGCGCGTTCTCACAGCTATGGCCTACACCGTCCTCAGGCTGCACCGCA AACGCCTCCTGAAGCTGCCCCTGGAAGGGCTGCAGGGCTTCCTTCAGGAcaccctggcccagccctgggccctggaggaTGAGGCCGTCCTCAGACACCTTCGGGCCTCCATGGCCCATCTCCGACGGAGGAAGTGCGACCTGCCCCCGCCAG CCGGCCCTGAGGAGCTCCCCAAGATGCCCCTTGGCCAGAGGCAGGGGTCCCCAGCCCCAAcagccctcttcctctctcctacccTGGAGTCGCTCTCCGGAGCAGCCGGACTGGCCTCCCCAGTCCCAGCCACACACGCTGAGCAGCCAGAACCCCTTCCACGCCAGGCCATGATCAAGGCCAAGCAGCCGCTGCGGGAAGGAAGGTCGACGCAGCCCTTGGCTGCAACCCTACGGCCGGGAGCCCCTGGCACCCCAGTTCTGTCGCGGCTGCCCCGGCAGCGATGCAGTTCCCTCCCCAACCTCCCAGGACACCAGGGGGATATGTGCAGGGGGCCTGTGGACATGACCTTGAGGCCACAACCGTGGGCCCTTTTTCCTTCAGCCACTGCCAGAGCCACACCTGTGGCCACAACCCAGACCAGGCCCCAAAATGTGTCTGGGTCTCCTGGGATGAGGTCTCCCCAACCCAGGAAGGAGGACGCTGTAGGGCCCGGGACACCATTCCTGCCCTGGGGCCTCCGCAGCCCCTACCCCTGTGTGCGCTTGGACCGGCCCAGCCGAGACACCTGCAGGCCAGAGCAGAGCCCGCAGCCCCAGAGCCCTGCACATGCCTGGGCCCCGCTGACCGCCTCCTCGATGCGCAACGTCGATTCCCCAAGGCCTCTGGAGAAGAGCTTGGGGGCTGAGAGGCTCTGGGCAGCCAGCACGGTGCCCTGCCTCCTCACTCTGGACTTTTTAGAAGATCGCACCCCCGCCAGGAGGTACAAGTCACTGACCTAG